The nucleotide sequence AAGCTAGCTCTTATTTCTTGCaactatttaaaattatttaaattagaTTTCGAAAAACATGGTATATATTCTTCCATAGAGTCCAAGGTAACGTTCTAATCAAGTAGGGGTGGTCTTACAACAAGTTTGTCTGGTTACAAAACTGCATGATTATAATTCTTTAGCTTCTTAATTTAGACTTTGTTCCCTTCAAACATGTTCCATTGTCTACATATGCGTCGAAGAATGTGTTATATTTATCTAATGTATTTCGATTCTATTTCGCACCATCAAGAATTTAaatgatttgaaaaaaaaagtaagatGGGAGCTAAATTGGACAAAATTAGTGCAAGTACACAAACATCATGCGATCAGTCAACATTGTGTCTGACCCTGGCCCTAGCAGTTATTTGATCTTTACCAGACTGCATTAGTTAATTGTGATGGCAATTATCCATGTGGCAAGCATGCTTCAACCTTTCCATCTTGATTTCAAGATGTGACACATTTTGAATCATATGTTATCATTCCAAGAAGTCAATGTCAAGGAGTTGTGCCTGTTTGGATGGTACATTTCCTAATCCTGGTTGCTTTGTGCATGGTACGCTTAAAGTTCTACTAAATAGTATATATCCAAGTCCTAAAACCTTGGAGTCCTAGTTGTCAATTTAAGTGATATCTTTTGAGGGTTCCAACTGGTCTTGCACTGATGCAAGAGGCTGAATTTGATGCCGTCCTCACTCAGATATTTGACAAATATTTTATCCTTCTTATATATGTTGTTTTCGAAGAAAAAGaatgttaaatatatatatatatatatatatatatatatatatatatatatatatttatttatttatttatttatgagaTCATtttaagagagagaggaattcCTCATGATAACAATATTGGATGGGTACTGCAAGATGTGTTATTTTGAGTTACGTTCGCATTACTTTTCTTGACTATTTTTTGTTTTCCAAAATTTCAAACTTTCATATTTGCAGTGATAATTATAATTAAGGGACCATTTGATGGGATACTCCATTTAATTTCCATGCCTCTGTTTTTgtttaataataatatgattttaAGTGATCATGGCAAACCAGAAGATGATGATTTCGCTTTAGCTCGGCATACTTGCAACTAAAAGATCATGAACATGGAATTATTAATGCATGCACCTGTTTTTCCTCCATAATTATAATGTGCGTAACACCAAAAATATTGCCAAAAGATATTGCAATGGCCATTTTAATCAGCAATGATATTGTCAAAAGATGCCAAGAGGCAGCCGTATAAAGATCCGTTTGTTCGCTTTTTTCTCCGAACGTCATGGCAAAATCTGATAACTAGCAAATGGTTATATGAGTACTAAGAATGGTACCAAAGATGGAGAcaagaggaaagagaagaaaagtagAGAAGCACGGATAAGAGGGGAGAAAGAACGAGATGAAGTGTAGCATTCAGTAAAAAAGCTAAGGGACACATCAGGGCTTGCCTGGTTTTTTTGTTTCATTGGAGCAAGTGAAGGGAGTGGGAGGAAAAGGTAGAGGGAGTGGGGACTATTGGGAAGTACTGTTTGTAAATTTCCTCTTCAGAGGCACTGCTGAGAATTTTGTCATCTGAGAAGTAGACAGAAGTAATAATAGCATGACATTGTTTCTTCGGTTAGTAGCAGGGGacccccctcccctctccctGAGGACCTTTTCCACTGTTGCCTCCCATTATTATTTATCACCATCTGAGTAGatagagctctctctctctctctctctctctctctgtgtgtgtgtatatatctatctatctatctctctatctatctaacTATCTCATATGCACCCATACACATGCATTAAAgaggataagcactctcttctTATGAAATGAGATGAGCCCAAGAATGTGTCTAATTAGCTACATTTggtgtttttatttttgaacaACCCTAAGTTGATCTTTTTCCTAGATTTATTCTTTTAAGTTTTTgacaactctttttttttttaaaaaaaaaagagaggtggATCTGGTTGTTACAAAAAGAAGGTTTGAAGATGGAAAAAAGTGAGACGATAAGGAGAGAATAACATGAAATTGGAAAATTCCAGCTcaagtggatttttttttaaaaaaaaaattctccttGGGGTGGTGGAGCCAAGGTAGAAATCTTTCATTTCATGATTCTAGACTTTTAAACATTGCACCAACAAACATGCTATATCATCATAAATCACAAGTTCTAATACGAAAaatatgtaaaatgatgaaatgCCATGATTCTGTAGCACATGCAAATGGAGCCCTAAAGAGTTTTTAAGCTCAGAAATGCCTTGGAGTTTGGACTGTGGAGGAGGATAGTTCATGCAGTGGCGTTCTGAAACCAAGGCACTGGCCATCAGAGAATGGAATATTGCTAAAAGAACACTAGAAAACATGTTAGTATGCGGTGGCTAGATCTGTTCATTAGATTGGAGGGAAATGCAGATAACAGAGCTGAGCTAGTTTTTTTCATAAAGCGAACTCCttgtttaccaaaaaaaaaaaagcgaacTCCTTTAAGAAAAAACCAGCACAGTGGGAAAGGAATGTTAAAAGTGATAAGGGCATCTACTTTCTAATGGAATAGGCACTCAAAAGAATATCAAACCAAAGGGTGCAATTTTAATGTGATGGTTGGCGTAAGCCACTGTCTCATTTTGAAGCAAGCTTAGAATAGTATGAAACACAATAAGGAATGGCATATTCTATCTCGAGCCTTAAAATAAGCATCTCCATCACCACCCCTATCCttatcaataattttttttcttaaataataGAAGAACACTGCAGAGATGGAAAAATAGTTTCGTCTATAGTGTCAACTGAATACATCGGATTAGAGCAAGGAAAACAAGCTGAAAACAAATAAAGGGAAAGACACTCCAAAAGACCCCATCAAAAAGATCACCAACTCCCACTCATTCCACAGAAATGAGAGGATCTGTCTCCGAAGGAGCGATCTTGCCATCATCACCAGTGCACAGAATCTCTTCCAAATCAGCTGTGTCCCTTCCCTCTTGATTAGGAGCTCGAATAGCATTTCCATTGCCATTAGAATCATTAGTTATGGGAAGggtagcagaagaagaagaagaagaagaagaattagaAGCCTTTGTCAGCTCTTTAGCTCTCTCCACCTCCGCCGCCCAATCCGTCGCAATGAGCGCATACGCCATTAACGTCGCACATGATAACTGCGCCGCAAGCAAGCCCAACCACATGCCGGCGAAGCCCATGCCGGCGACAAACCCCATCAGAATGGCGACCGGCATCCCGACCAGGTAGAATGAGCCCAAATTGATATTAGCCCCAGTGCTGGGCCTTGCACTCCCTCTCAGCACACCGCACCCGGTGGTCTGCGGGCAGTTCCCGAGCTCACAGAGTCCGGCAATCGGCAGGGCCGCTGCCGTGAGCTCCAAAATATCCTCGTCCTTGGTGAACAGCCTCCCCCACCGGTGCCTCATCGAGGTGGTGAACGCCATTGCCATCAGCCCAAGCACAGCCGCACAGGCCAGCGACACAATTGTAGCTCTCCGGGCCTTGGCAGGCCGATTCGCTCCCAGCTCATTTCCCACTCGGGTGGACACCCCAAGGCTCAGTGCCGACGGGAAGACATAGACCAGGGACGTCGTCTGGATCAGTATTCCCATGGAGGCCACCGTGGCCCTTGGGTTCGCCAGCAGGCCGCACAGCATTATCATGAACTCGTACCACCACCATTCGAGGCACACCGAGACGCATGTCGGCACGGCGAGCCGGAGCAGCGCCGACCACCCTCTCAGACAGTCGGCGCTGGGGCTGACCCACGAGTCCCTGTACACTCCGGAGACGAGTATGAAGAGAAGCAAGCAAAGAAACAGGTTCAGATTGGTCCAGACCATCGCCAGGGCGACGCCAGCGATGCCCATTCGCAAGTGCACGACGAGGAGGTAGTTCAACGGGACGTGGAGGGCGACGGAGATGAAGGAGCAGTAGGTGACAGGCAAGGTGATATTCTGCGACCTGAGATAGATCCTAAGAGggtggaggaaggagaggaagacgAGGTCCGGGACAGCAAAGATGATGAAGGTGTGAGCGGTGGAGGAGATGCTCTCATCCTGGCCGCACCATAGCAGAATTCTC is from Phoenix dactylifera cultivar Barhee BC4 chromosome 6, palm_55x_up_171113_PBpolish2nd_filt_p, whole genome shotgun sequence and encodes:
- the LOC103699286 gene encoding protein DETOXIFICATION 48-like; translation: MCNTAPSAPLSFSSMKKSNLLIPCNEHLEEDLQRWPTLSEVVEEMRAIGRISIPTAVTGLVLYSRAMISMLFLGYLGDLELAGGSLSIGFANITGYSVLSGLAMGMEPICGQAYGAKQRKLLGLTLQRTILLLLSASLPISFLWFNMKRILLWCGQDESISSTAHTFIIFAVPDLVFLSFLHPLRIYLRSQNITLPVTYCSFISVALHVPLNYLLVVHLRMGIAGVALAMVWTNLNLFLCLLLFILVSGVYRDSWVSPSADCLRGWSALLRLAVPTCVSVCLEWWWYEFMIMLCGLLANPRATVASMGILIQTTSLVYVFPSALSLGVSTRVGNELGANRPAKARRATIVSLACAAVLGLMAMAFTTSMRHRWGRLFTKDEDILELTAAALPIAGLCELGNCPQTTGCGVLRGSARPSTGANINLGSFYLVGMPVAILMGFVAGMGFAGMWLGLLAAQLSCATLMAYALIATDWAAEVERAKELTKASNSSSSSSSSATLPITNDSNGNGNAIRAPNQEGRDTADLEEILCTGDDGKIAPSETDPLISVE